A region of Cardinium endosymbiont of Sogatella furcifera DNA encodes the following proteins:
- a CDS encoding nicotinamide mononucleotide transporter family protein, whose protein sequence is MMLYLNFIGITCHMIIEQPFTATIGAGKWLLHNQRNILECSLVVASIFAHVLEARQNIWSKILAFPIACTNIYVYSVRRLYGKVVYSIIFIFFNLYAYLRWKGTTHRKPVKVSRTSYSVFLAITGMSIVGGMVWHFIAGRYFNTSSYGDDCYLAFGFMDKWLMSHKKLERWMIALFRYIVFALACYQKGAIMFSMHYLILSCIGVYGQIKWYLSYKTMKAS, encoded by the coding sequence CTTGCCATATGATCATCGAGCAACCCTTTACAGCCACGATTGGTGCAGGTAAATGGCTGCTCCATAACCAACGAAACATATTGGAATGTAGTTTAGTAGTTGCATCCATTTTTGCCCATGTTTTAGAGGCACGTCAAAATATTTGGAGCAAAATTTTGGCTTTTCCTATTGCTTGTACAAATATTTATGTTTACTCCGTTAGGCGACTCTATGGCAAAGTAGTCTATAGCATTATTTTTATATTCTTTAATCTATATGCCTATTTAAGATGGAAGGGAACCACCCATCGCAAGCCTGTAAAAGTGAGTAGAACATCCTATAGCGTATTCTTAGCCATTACCGGTATGAGTATCGTGGGGGGAATGGTTTGGCACTTTATAGCAGGTAGATATTTTAATACATCATCGTATGGAGATGATTGTTACCTCGCTTTTGGTTTTATGGACAAATGGTTGATGTCGCATAAAAAATTAGAAAGATGGATGATCGCCCTTTTTCGATATATAGTTTTCGCCCTAGCCTGCTATCAAAAAGGCGCCATCATGTTCAGTATGCATTACCTTATTTTATCGTGTATAGGTGTTTATGGGCAAATAAAATGGTACTTATCCTACAAAACAATGAAAGCATCTTAG
- a CDS encoding Rne/Rng family ribonuclease, with protein MGNELIINSTDNNCRIALLKDGNLFEYQVEKEDNKFKVGDIYLGVIKKVVPSLNASFVDVGYKKDAFLHYLDLGPQFNSLKKAIQFVRHQQGNVKHLATFVVEPSIDKLGKIGDLLTKGQEVLVQIVKEPISSKGPRIASELTLPGRYMILIPFVDTISISKKITNAEERDRLHRLIASIKPKNFGVIVRTVAKGIDVATLDRDLKDLIDKWKKGIEQLAAALPGEKVIGEVNRAYTILRDMLNESFDSIVVDDQLLYTEIKQYIHTIAPDKEKILKFHQGKIKLFEQLGIERQLKTLFGQTVGIEGGGYLVIEHTEAMHVIDVNSGNRAVDEEGNMALNVNLAAAQEIARQLRLRDMGGIIVVDFIDIKDIEDRKLLYQKMKELMKEDRAKTSVLPLSKFSIMQITRQRVRPEMNVVTRELCPSCNGTGKIDASILVSERIEESLRFVLMNQNEKGIRLLVHPYLYAYFTKNLISKRLKWFLKYGRWVTLVEDSSMAITDYKLVNQNQEEIELH; from the coding sequence GTGGGTAACGAATTGATAATTAATAGTACGGATAATAATTGTAGAATAGCACTGCTAAAAGATGGAAATCTTTTTGAATATCAAGTAGAAAAAGAAGACAATAAATTCAAAGTAGGAGATATTTATCTGGGTGTTATTAAAAAAGTAGTCCCCAGTTTAAATGCAAGTTTTGTGGATGTAGGGTACAAAAAAGATGCTTTTTTGCATTATTTGGATCTTGGTCCACAATTCAATTCTTTGAAAAAAGCGATTCAATTTGTGCGGCATCAGCAGGGCAATGTAAAGCATCTAGCCACCTTTGTAGTTGAGCCATCCATAGACAAACTTGGTAAAATTGGGGATCTACTGACAAAAGGGCAAGAAGTATTGGTTCAGATTGTCAAGGAGCCTATTTCAAGTAAGGGCCCTCGTATAGCTTCCGAATTGACTTTACCGGGTCGTTATATGATCCTCATACCCTTTGTAGATACGATTAGTATTTCCAAAAAGATTACCAATGCTGAAGAGCGCGATCGGCTACATCGTTTAATTGCTTCCATTAAGCCTAAAAATTTTGGTGTCATTGTGCGTACTGTAGCCAAAGGCATTGATGTGGCCACATTAGACAGGGATCTGAAAGACCTTATCGACAAGTGGAAAAAGGGGATAGAGCAATTAGCCGCTGCGTTACCCGGCGAAAAAGTAATAGGAGAAGTAAATAGGGCCTATACTATTTTACGGGATATGCTCAATGAGTCTTTTGACAGTATTGTGGTGGATGACCAGCTCCTTTATACTGAAATAAAACAATATATACATACTATTGCACCTGATAAGGAGAAAATTCTTAAATTCCATCAAGGTAAGATCAAGCTATTTGAACAATTGGGCATAGAGCGGCAGTTGAAAACACTTTTTGGTCAAACGGTTGGCATAGAGGGGGGCGGTTATTTAGTGATTGAGCATACGGAAGCCATGCATGTCATTGATGTGAACAGCGGGAATAGAGCGGTGGACGAAGAAGGGAACATGGCTTTAAACGTTAATTTAGCTGCTGCACAAGAAATTGCACGGCAGCTGCGTTTACGGGACATGGGCGGGATTATAGTTGTGGATTTTATAGATATTAAAGACATAGAGGACCGCAAGCTCCTTTATCAAAAGATGAAGGAGCTTATGAAAGAAGATCGTGCTAAAACTTCTGTTTTACCCCTGTCAAAGTTTAGCATCATGCAAATCACACGCCAGCGGGTGCGTCCAGAAATGAATGTAGTCACCAGAGAGCTTTGCCCATCTTGTAATGGAACAGGCAAGATTGATGCCTCTATATTGGTTTCAGAAAGAATTGAAGAAAGCTTACGTTTTGTTTTAATGAATCAAAATGAAAAAGGAATAAGGCTTTTGGTACATCCTTATCTTTATGCCTATTTTACGAAAAATCTGATTTCTAAACGATTGAAATGGTTCTTAAAATATGGTAGATGGGTGACCTTGGTGGAAGATTCCTCTATGGCGATCACAGATTATAAACTGGTCAATCAAAATCAAGAAGAAATAGAACTCCATTAG
- a CDS encoding SIMPL domain-containing protein — protein MNANKIKAAIILSIGLVVSSMIFSLAFCYVRSKSVAYMSVKGLAEREVDANVGIWTIRFEAVDDNLEQVNAQIIKQTEILVAFLKQKGFVDKEIIYGTPELRDHGKHDLKRCRYSTSMEVIVHTPNIFLVYETVQKSHELVKMGVCLTYHWNGPAKFIFTDLNVIKPSMIQEATINAKKAAHQLATDSDVRLGMVRRATQGVFSIEDTHIPTKKKVRVVTQMEYTIQ, from the coding sequence ATGAATGCAAACAAAATAAAAGCTGCCATTATCTTGAGTATAGGCTTGGTGGTGAGTAGTATGATCTTTAGCTTAGCATTTTGCTATGTTCGCTCAAAATCTGTAGCCTATATGAGCGTAAAAGGGCTTGCAGAGCGGGAGGTAGATGCCAATGTAGGTATATGGACTATTAGGTTTGAAGCAGTAGATGATAATTTAGAACAAGTTAATGCACAAATTATAAAGCAAACAGAAATATTGGTTGCCTTTCTAAAACAGAAAGGATTTGTAGATAAAGAAATTATCTATGGCACTCCTGAGTTACGTGACCATGGGAAACATGATTTAAAACGCTGTAGGTATTCCACCAGCATGGAAGTCATCGTACATACACCAAATATATTTTTAGTCTATGAAACGGTACAAAAATCTCACGAACTAGTGAAAATGGGGGTTTGCTTAACGTACCACTGGAATGGGCCAGCTAAATTTATCTTTACAGATTTAAATGTAATTAAGCCATCCATGATTCAAGAGGCCACTATAAATGCAAAAAAAGCTGCGCATCAACTTGCCACTGATTCAGATGTTCGTTTAGGAATGGTACGTAGAGCCACTCAAGGTGTTTTTTCTATAGAGGATACCCATATACCTACCAAAAAAAAGGTACGTGTAGTGACCCAAATGGAATACACTATTCAATAA
- a CDS encoding CvpA family protein, whose amino-acid sequence MNGLDILLIIPLIWGGYNGLKKGFIVELIASFLLVFGSIKGVALFYTLLPIIADKLPALAACLPICLAILMLFIGGLVIYLLTKLIKGIVVISLLGMFDNLLGGVFGLCKVAFFISLLIYFWGCLGLTVFPHIYTDTSLLFPLLEPIAPKILQCFTSIDHLYPFKQWCQIKDIPLVRSKP is encoded by the coding sequence ATGAATGGTCTTGATATTTTACTCATTATACCACTTATTTGGGGGGGATATAATGGGCTAAAAAAAGGGTTTATTGTAGAACTGATTGCCTCTTTCCTATTGGTATTTGGCTCTATAAAAGGAGTAGCCTTATTCTATACATTGCTACCTATTATAGCAGACAAGTTACCTGCCTTAGCTGCTTGCCTGCCTATTTGCTTAGCCATTCTAATGCTTTTCATAGGCGGATTGGTGATCTACTTGTTAACAAAATTGATTAAAGGCATTGTGGTCATTAGCCTGTTGGGTATGTTTGACAACCTATTAGGGGGGGTATTTGGCTTATGTAAAGTGGCATTTTTTATAAGCTTATTGATTTACTTTTGGGGTTGTTTAGGACTTACGGTCTTTCCTCATATCTATACAGATACCAGCCTTTTATTTCCACTATTGGAGCCCATTGCGCCAAAAATCTTACAATGCTTCACATCGATAGATCATCTATACCCATTTAAACAGTGGTGCCAAATAAAAGATATACCCCTTGTTAGGTCTAAGCCATAA
- a CDS encoding ankyrin repeat domain-containing protein: MKKTNTRCKLGLFIWLLSFNTLSSCVNTGQTLGMWVCQSSASKKKQLQNKLNEQIQNKLNEQTKKHNPNAYQSIADPKVSYSSRWNMGKYRSPLVMLTVTGLIIGVGAGLYNYFSSESALLAPNPIEAVMNNNTMLSPTGNGTINPINTTLSSIGTAATATVTTLATGLIAKLKLNQSTSTAGPLSSEKDNRALDAIENPKWREPSTTEVSKPSGIKLTALTQDIIDDIANHRFSIKRIQHWLNKGLSINATDADGRTLLMEAVNDMEAVNDENFLLVKFLVGKGANVNAQDNRNNTALMYAIDLCVKAQGRCVKAQDIFDYLIKHSATPCIENVDGRPKQSEIDESNNESLKNKFKQCP, translated from the coding sequence ATGAAAAAAACAAATACCCGTTGTAAGCTAGGCCTATTCATCTGGCTATTAAGCTTCAACACTTTATCTTCTTGTGTAAACACAGGACAAACGCTAGGTATGTGGGTGTGTCAGTCAAGCGCTTCAAAGAAGAAGCAATTACAGAATAAATTAAACGAGCAAATACAGAATAAATTAAACGAGCAAACTAAGAAGCACAATCCTAATGCGTACCAATCGATTGCTGATCCTAAAGTATCATATTCGAGTAGATGGAACATGGGAAAATATAGATCGCCTCTAGTAATGTTAACAGTAACAGGATTAATAATAGGAGTGGGTGCAGGATTATATAATTATTTCAGCTCAGAATCAGCGCTATTAGCACCTAACCCTATAGAAGCAGTAATGAATAATAACACAATGTTATCCCCCACCGGAAACGGAACAATAAACCCAATAAATACAACGCTAAGTTCCATAGGAACTGCAGCTACAGCCACAGTAACAACTCTAGCAACAGGTCTAATAGCAAAATTGAAACTGAATCAGAGCACCTCTACGGCTGGACCATTGAGTAGTGAAAAAGACAATAGGGCCTTAGATGCAATAGAAAACCCAAAATGGCGTGAACCAAGTACTACAGAAGTATCCAAACCATCTGGTATTAAGTTGACTGCTCTAACTCAGGATATCATAGATGACATTGCTAACCATAGGTTTTCGATAAAAAGGATACAACATTGGCTTAATAAAGGATTATCTATAAATGCGACGGATGCAGACGGGCGCACCTTATTGATGGAAGCAGTAAACGATATGGAAGCAGTAAACGATGAAAATTTTCTTCTCGTTAAATTTTTAGTAGGTAAGGGAGCAAATGTGAATGCACAAGATAATAGAAACAATACAGCTCTAATGTATGCGATAGACCTTTGTGTTAAAGCTCAAGGCCGTTGTGTTAAAGCTCAAGATATCTTCGACTATTTAATAAAACATAGCGCAACTCCATGTATAGAAAATGTAGACGGCAGACCGAAACAATCTGAGATAGATGAATCTAATAACGAATCATTGAAAAATAAATTCAAGCAATGTCCGTAA
- the recG gene encoding ATP-dependent DNA helicase RecG, giving the protein MDDFFSKGITLLVGLDKAKLLTDELGIATYEGLLRHYPFRYEDRNNLSTVAALTPAASGVQLQGYIKNLQKIDKGKKRLVARFEDGTGQLDLIWFHNFSWVIKKIKPNIPYRVWGKPTFLPQGHRQLIHPEISFLTESNTTNLIPLYHSTDQLKRNQLDTKGIALLQKKLLSQLHTVVEETLPDYLLTRYRLLSLKEAFRNIHFPGDQTLLRQAQRRLKFEELFYTQLKLLKTRQVRVEKQNGKVFNDLSLFNAFYHNHLPFHLTNGQKETLRDIYRDLSAGKQMNRLVQGDVGSGKTIVAFLAMLVVIGGKAQVAIMAPTEILAKQHFERFYLFAESLNLNIALLTGSTKKKEREHILYRLKVGLLHIIVGTHALLSEDVAFHELGFFVIDEQHRFGVAQRAGLLTKNQVYAPHILIMTATPIPRTLAMTFYGDLDLSTIYELPSGRQPIKTQHYYENFRLKVFQFVREQLLLGRQAYIVYPLIEASAALDYSNLMAGYESVSRAFPNIPVGIVHGKMDSVAKDIEMKRFEKNETRILVTTTVIEVGVNVPNATVMVIESAERFGLSQLHQLRGRVGRGRAQSYCILMTDYRLNQAGRERMKTMVKTSNGFEIAELDLKLRGPGDLMGLQQSGALHLKIADLSKDIAILEAARGVVKNIIQQDPDLQHPLNLPIYKEYTRLLAVAGDWNRIG; this is encoded by the coding sequence ATGGATGATTTTTTCTCTAAAGGAATAACGCTACTGGTAGGATTGGATAAAGCCAAGTTGCTTACAGATGAATTAGGTATAGCTACCTATGAAGGGCTGTTAAGACATTATCCCTTTCGATATGAAGATCGAAACAACCTATCTACTGTCGCTGCATTAACGCCTGCTGCTTCCGGTGTACAATTGCAAGGGTACATTAAAAACCTGCAAAAAATAGATAAAGGAAAAAAAAGACTGGTCGCACGGTTTGAAGATGGCACAGGACAACTGGACCTTATATGGTTTCATAACTTTTCTTGGGTTATCAAAAAGATTAAACCCAATATACCCTATCGTGTTTGGGGTAAACCTACCTTTTTACCCCAGGGTCATAGACAGCTTATTCATCCTGAAATCAGTTTTTTAACTGAAAGCAATACAACCAACTTAATACCCTTATACCATAGTACAGATCAATTAAAACGCAATCAACTAGACACTAAGGGGATTGCGCTATTGCAGAAGAAGCTGTTGAGTCAACTCCATACGGTGGTGGAAGAAACTTTACCCGATTATCTATTGACCCGCTATCGACTTCTTTCTCTAAAAGAGGCCTTTAGAAATATCCACTTCCCAGGTGACCAGACCTTATTAAGACAAGCGCAAAGGAGGCTTAAGTTTGAGGAGTTGTTTTACACGCAACTAAAATTGCTTAAAACAAGACAAGTGCGTGTGGAAAAACAAAATGGTAAAGTGTTTAATGATCTATCTTTGTTCAATGCATTTTACCACAACCATCTGCCTTTTCACCTAACCAATGGCCAAAAAGAGACCCTTAGGGATATTTACCGCGACTTAAGTGCTGGCAAGCAAATGAATAGATTGGTACAGGGTGATGTGGGAAGTGGAAAAACAATCGTTGCGTTTCTTGCCATGTTGGTGGTTATAGGGGGTAAAGCACAAGTGGCGATTATGGCGCCTACTGAAATTTTGGCCAAACAACATTTTGAACGTTTTTATCTCTTTGCTGAGTCATTAAATTTAAATATTGCTTTACTTACAGGGAGTACCAAAAAAAAAGAGCGGGAACATATTTTGTACCGTCTTAAGGTCGGTCTCCTACATATTATAGTGGGTACGCACGCCTTGCTTAGTGAGGACGTTGCCTTTCATGAATTGGGTTTTTTTGTAATAGATGAACAGCACCGTTTTGGTGTGGCACAACGTGCTGGCCTTTTAACTAAAAATCAAGTGTATGCACCCCATATACTTATTATGACTGCTACACCTATCCCAAGGACCTTAGCCATGACTTTTTATGGTGACTTGGATCTTTCTACTATTTATGAATTGCCATCAGGTAGGCAGCCGATTAAAACACAGCATTACTATGAAAACTTTCGGTTAAAGGTTTTTCAGTTTGTCAGGGAACAACTCCTATTGGGTAGACAGGCTTATATCGTCTATCCGCTTATTGAGGCCTCCGCTGCATTGGACTATAGTAATCTAATGGCTGGCTATGAATCTGTTTCTAGAGCTTTCCCAAATATTCCTGTTGGCATCGTGCATGGTAAAATGGATAGTGTGGCTAAAGATATAGAAATGAAGCGTTTTGAAAAAAACGAAACACGTATTCTAGTGACTACAACCGTTATAGAAGTGGGTGTCAATGTGCCGAATGCAACGGTAATGGTTATAGAAAGTGCTGAGCGCTTTGGCTTGTCTCAACTACACCAGTTACGTGGAAGGGTGGGTCGTGGTCGTGCACAATCCTACTGTATTTTAATGACAGACTATCGTTTGAACCAAGCAGGAAGGGAACGCATGAAAACAATGGTTAAAACCAGCAATGGATTTGAAATAGCAGAATTGGATCTTAAACTTCGTGGCCCAGGGGATTTAATGGGATTGCAACAAAGTGGCGCGTTACATTTAAAAATAGCTGATTTATCTAAAGATATTGCTATTTTAGAGGCAGCACGTGGTGTGGTTAAAAATATTATCCAACAAGATCCAGATTTGCAGCACCCCCTCAACTTGCCGATATATAAAGAATATACTAGATTACTGGCTGTAGCTGGGGATTGGAATAGAATAGGATAA
- a CDS encoding carboxypeptidase M32 gives MSLYENFVARFGHIRLLHQIEALLGWDQQTYMPAGAVAIRSKQLAYIAGLAHREATSSSYREALAQMIDIDTACIKLEGLPLTAQSNLKQWCRDLKQLTKLPEDFIQAYYVTITTATEVWKKARQTADFSLFSPWLQKVVDLNREKADLLGYVDSPYDALVDLYEPGVTTATLSTLFTDLGDFLSAAVQKTDGKDSPYKDYFNHSFTQEAQMQFGHFLLKTMGVGSENTRLDCSAHPFCSGIHPSDVRVTTNLDGGLLAHVFAVLHEGGHALYELGLPKEEWATPAGQAASMGLHESQSRWWEVMVGKSLPFWSYVYPRFQKQFPSFQPLALADFYRRINHVQASYIRIYADEVTYPLHIILRFELEKQLIEGSLKVPDVPHMWNATMQTLLGITPKNDAEGCLQDIHWSSGYFGYFPTYALGNIYAAQYFATFAQSFPDWETQVANGSFSFINDWLREHIHRFGRIYNAEQSIQRVTGHKLSVQPYKDYLTKKYSDLSIE, from the coding sequence ATGTCACTATACGAAAATTTTGTAGCAAGGTTTGGCCACATTCGGTTGCTGCATCAAATAGAAGCGCTCTTGGGATGGGATCAACAAACTTATATGCCTGCTGGTGCAGTGGCGATTCGTAGCAAGCAGCTTGCTTATATTGCTGGTTTGGCGCATAGGGAAGCAACGTCTAGTAGCTACCGTGAGGCCTTGGCGCAAATGATTGATATTGACACAGCATGCATTAAGCTAGAAGGGTTGCCCTTAACCGCACAATCCAATCTTAAACAGTGGTGTAGAGACTTAAAACAACTTACCAAGCTGCCTGAAGATTTTATTCAAGCATATTATGTGACCATTACTACGGCAACAGAAGTATGGAAAAAGGCTAGACAGACTGCTGATTTTTCCTTATTTAGCCCGTGGCTTCAAAAGGTAGTAGACCTTAATCGGGAAAAGGCAGATCTATTGGGGTATGTAGATAGCCCCTATGATGCATTGGTCGATTTGTATGAGCCTGGTGTAACTACTGCTACTTTGTCCACTCTTTTTACTGATTTAGGAGATTTTTTGTCTGCCGCCGTACAAAAAACGGATGGAAAAGATAGCCCTTATAAGGATTATTTTAACCATTCTTTTACACAAGAAGCACAAATGCAATTTGGCCATTTTCTTTTAAAGACCATGGGTGTTGGTAGTGAAAATACAAGGTTAGATTGTTCGGCGCATCCTTTTTGTTCGGGTATACATCCTTCTGATGTAAGAGTAACCACTAACCTAGATGGTGGGTTGTTGGCGCATGTTTTTGCTGTTTTACACGAAGGAGGCCATGCGCTTTATGAACTGGGTCTACCTAAGGAAGAGTGGGCTACACCTGCTGGCCAAGCTGCTTCTATGGGATTGCATGAAAGTCAATCCAGGTGGTGGGAGGTAATGGTAGGTAAGTCTTTGCCCTTCTGGTCCTATGTCTATCCTAGGTTTCAAAAGCAATTTCCTTCTTTTCAGCCACTTGCTCTTGCTGATTTTTACCGACGCATCAATCATGTGCAGGCTTCCTATATTCGTATTTATGCAGATGAAGTCACCTATCCATTGCATATTATCCTTAGATTTGAACTAGAAAAACAATTGATAGAGGGGAGCCTTAAAGTGCCAGATGTGCCACATATGTGGAATGCTACCATGCAAACACTTTTGGGCATTACACCCAAAAATGATGCAGAAGGATGTTTACAAGATATTCATTGGTCTTCAGGTTATTTTGGTTATTTCCCAACCTATGCATTGGGTAATATTTATGCGGCTCAATATTTTGCTACCTTTGCTCAATCTTTTCCAGACTGGGAAACGCAAGTAGCGAATGGATCATTTTCGTTTATAAATGATTGGTTACGTGAGCATATTCATCGGTTTGGTAGAATCTATAATGCTGAGCAAAGTATCCAACGGGTTACAGGCCATAAGCTATCCGTACAGCCTTATAAAGATTATCTTACAAAGAAGTATAGCGATCTATCTATTGAATAA
- a CDS encoding FtsL-like putative cell division protein, with amino-acid sequence MRENSYKPIKKITLFGQLEKKLRLNGTSLNTPYYLSRLFYLFFLGLFYIWNAHYHEKMLHKVHQLQPIVGGLRVKHMRLQSSYMFDRKQSEVAKKVAPLAIYESKVPPYTIKANKKSDPY; translated from the coding sequence ATGCGTGAAAACAGCTATAAACCCATTAAAAAGATAACTTTATTTGGTCAGTTAGAAAAGAAGTTACGTTTAAATGGCACCTCTTTAAATACCCCTTACTATTTATCTCGTTTGTTTTATCTTTTCTTTTTGGGGCTGTTCTACATCTGGAATGCACATTATCATGAAAAAATGTTACATAAGGTCCATCAGCTTCAGCCCATCGTAGGTGGCCTTCGCGTAAAACATATGCGCTTACAATCCAGCTATATGTTTGATCGTAAACAATCAGAAGTAGCTAAAAAGGTGGCCCCATTAGCCATTTATGAAAGTAAAGTGCCCCCTTATACCATCAAAGCCAATAAGAAGAGTGACCCTTACTAA
- a CDS encoding penicillin-binding transpeptidase domain-containing protein: protein MTLTKAILLRARIIFLCALCFVLLITWKIVHLQFVEVDKWRNCAKTAQLAYRPIVASRGNIYAHDGALLATSLPFYRVALDPVVASDACFKAGIDPLSRALSDFYQDNPPAYYKQRIIDARAKKRNYLLLHKGFITYADKKKMSHWPIFNQGRFRGGVIFEAQYKRYNPFRELARRTIGVHRETHGSGLEYAFNKVLKGVDGKALYQKVVGGNWKKVPESTTVAPIHGSDLVTTLDINLQDVAQSSLLSVLEQTEAQNGCAIVMEVATGAIKAMANLSRTESGQYIESYNYAIGSSVEPGSIFKLASMLALLEETEWPLTQLVDTGDGAVQFYNRWMKDVKKGGYGLLTLQGVFEKSSNVGISIAIQEAFGTNPQKFIDYMEALGMHQPLGIELAGEGKPYMITPKSKMWSGVTLPWLSIGYNLQVTPLQMLVLYNAVANNGRMVKPIFVQRIQSANGVVKSFPTTVLKEKICSDKTLRKLKTMLEGTVERGLAQRIKHGFYKIAGKTGTAQKLINGKYTDHHLTSFAGYFPADHPRYSCIIVVDSPQGESFRFGAEVPAPIFKDIVDRIAGKDLHARKPINRPFSNPTTEAQWVGAAQSAAYLGLFGLHQSTPKWPLVIEFPKQCSEGVHPIALSNVGSVDELTFLYRWLQLPIPGNVSQEVSWGRLTVRSTESIFQPCKRPSSVPSVLHMKLRDALFVLEKNGLQVTIEGNIHGVVSQQFKTTSNQITILLK, encoded by the coding sequence GTGACCCTTACTAAGGCTATTTTGTTACGTGCCAGAATAATTTTTCTTTGTGCGCTATGTTTTGTACTCCTTATTACCTGGAAAATAGTCCACTTGCAGTTTGTAGAAGTAGATAAATGGCGGAACTGTGCCAAAACTGCCCAGTTGGCCTATAGGCCTATTGTGGCATCCAGAGGTAATATTTATGCCCATGATGGTGCCTTATTGGCTACATCCCTTCCTTTTTATAGGGTTGCTTTAGATCCTGTTGTCGCTTCAGATGCCTGTTTTAAAGCAGGCATAGATCCACTTAGTCGAGCATTATCTGATTTTTATCAAGATAACCCTCCTGCATACTACAAGCAACGGATTATAGATGCGCGTGCGAAAAAACGGAATTATCTGTTGTTGCATAAAGGGTTCATTACCTATGCAGACAAGAAAAAAATGAGCCATTGGCCGATTTTTAATCAAGGTAGGTTTAGGGGAGGGGTGATTTTTGAAGCACAGTATAAACGTTACAATCCCTTTAGAGAGTTGGCTAGACGTACGATTGGTGTGCATAGGGAAACACATGGATCTGGTTTGGAATATGCTTTTAACAAAGTGTTAAAAGGCGTAGATGGTAAGGCCCTGTATCAGAAGGTCGTCGGTGGCAATTGGAAAAAGGTTCCGGAGAGTACCACAGTAGCGCCTATACATGGGTCTGATTTGGTTACTACATTAGATATCAATCTACAGGATGTAGCCCAAAGTAGTTTGCTGTCCGTTCTTGAGCAGACAGAGGCACAAAATGGTTGCGCTATTGTCATGGAAGTAGCTACGGGCGCCATTAAAGCAATGGCTAATTTATCTCGCACGGAATCTGGGCAATATATAGAATCTTACAATTATGCTATTGGTAGTTCCGTTGAGCCAGGTTCTATTTTTAAACTGGCTTCTATGTTGGCTTTATTAGAAGAAACAGAATGGCCCCTTACGCAGCTGGTAGATACGGGGGATGGTGCAGTGCAATTCTATAATAGATGGATGAAAGATGTAAAAAAAGGAGGGTATGGGTTGCTTACCTTGCAAGGAGTATTTGAGAAATCTTCTAATGTAGGTATCTCCATAGCCATTCAAGAAGCATTTGGTACAAACCCTCAAAAGTTTATTGATTACATGGAAGCATTGGGCATGCACCAACCCTTAGGGATTGAGTTAGCTGGAGAAGGCAAGCCATATATGATCACGCCAAAAAGTAAAATGTGGAGTGGTGTAACGCTGCCATGGCTTTCTATTGGTTACAATTTACAGGTTACACCGCTGCAGATGTTGGTACTGTATAATGCTGTAGCCAATAATGGCAGGATGGTTAAGCCGATTTTTGTACAGCGCATACAATCAGCTAATGGGGTAGTGAAAAGTTTTCCGACTACTGTTTTAAAAGAAAAAATTTGCTCAGATAAAACGTTGCGTAAACTAAAGACGATGTTAGAAGGCACGGTAGAAAGAGGCTTGGCGCAACGCATTAAACATGGATTTTATAAAATAGCCGGCAAAACAGGTACGGCCCAAAAGTTGATCAATGGGAAGTATACAGACCATCATCTGACTTCATTTGCTGGTTACTTTCCAGCGGATCATCCCCGTTACAGCTGTATCATTGTGGTAGACAGTCCACAAGGCGAAAGCTTTCGATTTGGTGCAGAAGTACCGGCACCTATATTTAAAGATATTGTGGATAGAATAGCCGGTAAAGATTTGCATGCAAGAAAACCAATTAATAGACCTTTTTCAAATCCTACTACTGAGGCGCAATGGGTAGGCGCAGCGCAGTCGGCAGCCTACTTAGGTCTGTTTGGGCTGCATCAGTCGACCCCGAAGTGGCCACTGGTAATCGAGTTTCCCAAGCAATGTAGTGAAGGAGTACATCCAATAGCGCTTTCTAATGTGGGTAGTGTCGATGAATTGACCTTTTTATATCGATGGTTGCAGCTGCCTATACCTGGAAATGTAAGCCAAGAAGTAAGCTGGGGAAGGCTAACGGTCCGTTCTACTGAAAGCATATTCCAGCCATGTAAGCGCCCGTCTTCAGTGCCGAGTGTATTGCATATGAAGCTACGTGATGCACTCTTTGTATTGGAAAAAAATGGCTTACAGGTTACCATAGAGGGCAACATACATGGAGTGGTATCCCAACAATTTAAAACAACTTCTAACCAGATTACTATTTTATTAAAGTGA